From Gammaproteobacteria bacterium CG11_big_fil_rev_8_21_14_0_20_46_22, one genomic window encodes:
- a CDS encoding methylisocitrate lyase translates to MCSFKQALSEDTPLQIPGVVNAYCAMMAEQAGFKALYLSGGGVANISYGLPDLGITTLDNVLEDARRITAVTDLPLLVDIDTGFGGAFSIARTIKEMQRAGVAAVHIEDQVAEKRCGHRPGKALVSTAEMCDRVKAAVDARTDEGFTIMARTDAFQLEGIEGAIARSKAYVEAGADMIFAEALPSIDLYPAFCEAVGVPVLANMTEFGKTPLYGASALGDAGVSMVLYPRTIERAMSKAAWAMMNELREHGTQEAALSKMQTRDELYTHLNYLAYEEKLDRLFKEKKHD, encoded by the coding sequence ATGTGCTCATTCAAGCAAGCCCTTTCAGAAGACACACCGTTGCAAATCCCGGGTGTGGTCAATGCCTATTGTGCCATGATGGCTGAGCAAGCCGGTTTCAAGGCTTTGTATTTATCCGGCGGTGGTGTGGCGAATATTTCCTACGGGCTGCCTGATTTAGGGATCACCACCTTGGATAATGTGCTTGAAGATGCGCGCCGGATTACCGCTGTTACCGATTTGCCTCTTTTGGTCGATATCGATACCGGTTTTGGTGGCGCGTTTAGCATTGCCCGTACGATCAAAGAAATGCAGCGCGCTGGTGTCGCAGCGGTGCACATCGAAGATCAAGTCGCCGAGAAACGTTGTGGTCATCGCCCCGGCAAAGCCTTGGTGAGCACGGCAGAGATGTGTGACCGTGTCAAAGCGGCGGTGGATGCGCGAACGGATGAGGGTTTTACAATCATGGCGCGCACCGATGCGTTTCAACTTGAGGGCATTGAGGGTGCGATAGCGCGTTCAAAAGCGTATGTAGAAGCCGGTGCTGATATGATTTTTGCAGAAGCTTTGCCGAGCATTGATTTATACCCAGCGTTTTGTGAGGCGGTGGGTGTGCCTGTGCTTGCGAATATGACAGAGTTTGGCAAAACGCCGCTTTATGGTGCAAGCGCTTTGGGGGATGCCGGCGTGAGTATGGTGCTATACCCGCGCACGATAGAGCGGGCGATGAGCAAGGCGGCCTGGGCCATGATGAATGAGCTGCGAGAACACGGTACACAAGAAGCCGCTTTGTCAAAGATGCAAACGCGCGATGAGTTGTATACCCATTTAAATTATTTAGCCTATGAAGAGAAGTTGGATCGATTGTTCAAGGAGAAAAAACATGACTAA
- a CDS encoding ATP-dependent DNA helicase DinG, whose amino-acid sequence MDIKALEQQIQSAGLRVRAPQFAMIECVHDTLKQQAISLIEAPTGVGKTLAYTIGALQAKKPKVKIIISTATVALQEQLIHSDIPLLETILGVKVSAGLAKGRKRYLCLSRLSQDDGEYQGFKTKLEEQYESKLWDGEKDSLKTGCTDAEWGSVSTDASGCSGSRCAFYEECVFYRQRRKVLASDVIVVNHSLLLADLGLGGGAVLPPVDECLYVIDECHHLPEKALGHFSLQSTVMRSLDWINTLSKSLTNAGLYLSETQFSPEVFNETSRNLVESLSLLRASLEMNKKQFDGDVWRLDDEAALQFADLAENVIQSGVRLADENAKLIERLDERYEHEKNLNKAKAEAIATLLSRLKFVQERAENLCKTWGAFLKPRAYKEAPQAKWIELKPARSDEPQDYTCHVAPITAGRELYEVFWSKLKHGAVLCSATVTSLGSFDEFLRRSGLKLYPNVKTLQLDSSFHYDQSILFVPAMQHEPDWKNASAHIRESADLMVQLLPDNVGSLVLFASRKAMEETLSQMPSRLVEKILVQGATGKAALIRLHKRRVDEGKTSIIFGLASFAEGLDLKGAYCEHVVIHKLPFAAPADPVEITRNEWIKFNQLDPFMLYSLPNASLRLTQYVGRLLRSEDDKGMVTILDKRLYTKAYGKKMLEALPPFKRCVNVAWSELESA is encoded by the coding sequence ATGGATATCAAAGCGTTAGAACAACAGATTCAATCGGCCGGTTTGCGAGTGAGGGCCCCGCAGTTCGCCATGATTGAATGCGTGCACGATACCTTAAAACAACAGGCTATATCCCTCATCGAGGCGCCCACGGGGGTCGGTAAAACACTGGCCTACACCATTGGTGCTTTGCAAGCCAAAAAACCTAAAGTCAAAATTATCATCAGCACGGCAACGGTCGCGTTGCAAGAGCAGCTCATTCATTCGGATATCCCCTTGCTTGAAACTATTCTGGGCGTAAAAGTCAGCGCCGGTTTGGCGAAAGGGCGCAAGCGTTATTTGTGTTTATCGCGCTTGAGCCAAGACGATGGCGAGTATCAAGGCTTTAAAACAAAGCTGGAAGAGCAGTACGAATCTAAACTTTGGGATGGTGAAAAAGATAGTTTAAAAACCGGTTGCACAGACGCCGAGTGGGGCAGTGTGAGCACGGATGCCTCGGGTTGTTCGGGCAGTCGCTGTGCTTTTTATGAAGAGTGTGTGTTTTATCGCCAGCGCAGAAAAGTCTTGGCGTCGGATGTGATCGTCGTCAACCACAGTTTGCTCTTGGCCGACCTTGGCTTAGGCGGCGGGGCGGTGTTGCCGCCGGTCGATGAGTGTTTGTATGTGATCGATGAATGTCACCATTTGCCGGAAAAAGCGCTGGGGCATTTTTCCTTGCAGTCGACGGTGATGCGCTCGCTCGATTGGATTAACACCTTAAGCAAAAGTTTAACGAATGCCGGTTTGTATTTAAGCGAAACCCAGTTCTCACCTGAAGTGTTTAACGAAACGTCGCGAAACTTGGTGGAAAGTTTAAGCTTACTGCGTGCCAGTCTTGAAATGAATAAAAAACAGTTTGATGGCGATGTGTGGCGCTTGGATGATGAGGCAGCGCTGCAGTTTGCTGATTTAGCCGAGAATGTGATTCAATCGGGTGTGCGGCTGGCTGATGAAAACGCCAAGTTGATCGAGCGTTTGGATGAGCGCTATGAGCATGAAAAAAACCTGAATAAAGCGAAAGCCGAGGCGATTGCGACCTTGTTATCTCGCTTGAAGTTTGTGCAAGAGCGCGCAGAAAATCTGTGTAAAACCTGGGGCGCGTTTTTAAAGCCCAGGGCATATAAAGAAGCTCCACAAGCGAAATGGATTGAGCTTAAACCTGCGCGATCCGATGAGCCGCAGGATTACACTTGCCATGTGGCGCCGATCACAGCAGGGCGCGAGTTGTACGAGGTGTTTTGGTCCAAACTCAAACACGGTGCGGTATTGTGTTCGGCGACAGTCACGAGCCTGGGTTCATTCGATGAGTTTTTACGCCGCAGCGGTTTAAAGCTTTATCCGAACGTTAAAACCTTGCAGCTCGATTCCAGTTTTCATTACGATCAATCGATTTTGTTCGTACCCGCTATGCAACATGAGCCTGATTGGAAAAATGCAAGTGCACACATTCGTGAAAGTGCAGACCTCATGGTACAGCTATTGCCGGATAATGTGGGCAGTTTGGTGTTGTTCGCCAGCCGAAAAGCGATGGAAGAAACGCTGTCGCAGATGCCGAGTCGTTTGGTCGAAAAAATTTTAGTGCAGGGCGCAACCGGTAAAGCGGCGTTGATTCGCTTGCATAAACGCCGTGTGGATGAGGGCAAAACCTCCATTATTTTTGGTTTAGCTTCCTTTGCAGAAGGCTTGGATTTAAAAGGGGCTTATTGTGAGCACGTGGTGATTCACAAGCTACCGTTTGCCGCGCCTGCGGATCCGGTTGAGATCACGCGTAATGAGTGGATCAAGTTCAACCAGCTCGATCCGTTCATGTTGTACTCTTTGCCCAATGCCTCATTGCGCTTAACGCAGTACGTGGGACGCTTGTTGCGTTCGGAAGACGACAAAGGCATGGTCACGATCTTAGACAAGCGCCTTTATACCAAAGCCTATGGCAAAAAAATGTTGGAGGCTTTGCCGCCGTTTAAGCGTTGCGTGAATGTGGCTTGGTCTGAGCTTGAATCTGCGTAG
- the prpD gene encoding 2-methylcitrate dehydratase (functions in propionate metabolism; involved in isomerization of (2S,3S)-methylcitrate to (2R,3S)-methylisocitrate; also encodes minor aconitase or dehydratase activity; aconitase C), which yields MYATKSAKRPPFDTVIQAIVDYVYDVDVTHNELAMSTARYCLMDTLGTGYLALNYPACTKLLGPVVPGATLKNGARVPGTDFELDPIQAAFNIGAMVRWLDFNDTWLAAEWGHPSDNLGAILACADYQVRNNHAQYTMKNVLAWMIKAHEIQGVLALNNSFNRVGLDHVILVRIASTAVASQILGLTKAQALNAVSNAWVDNGVLRTYRHAPNTGSRKSWAAGDACARAVRLALIAKTDEMGYPSALTAKTWGFNDVMMKDKPVTLAQPLGTYVMENILLKISFPAEFHAQTAVEAGCQLHSEITNRLDAIEKIVIQTQESAVRIIDKTGPLDNPADRDHCLQYMTAIALLKGDLVAEDYEDDVASDPCVDALRDKMIVEENPRFTREYLEADKRSIGNAVQVFFNDGTQTENISIDYPIGHRCRREEGIPVLVEKAKRNIATQLSAEKTVNLMQVLSDQKTLEAMSVLAFMACV from the coding sequence ATGTACGCAACTAAATCGGCTAAACGCCCCCCGTTTGATACTGTGATTCAAGCCATTGTGGATTATGTGTATGACGTGGATGTTACGCACAACGAGCTCGCCATGAGCACAGCGCGTTATTGTTTGATGGATACCTTAGGCACGGGTTATTTGGCGCTGAATTATCCGGCATGCACAAAACTATTGGGCCCTGTGGTGCCCGGCGCGACTTTAAAAAATGGTGCGCGTGTGCCCGGCACGGACTTTGAGCTCGATCCTATCCAGGCGGCATTTAACATTGGTGCCATGGTGCGTTGGTTGGATTTTAATGACACCTGGTTGGCGGCAGAGTGGGGCCATCCATCCGATAACTTAGGGGCTATTTTAGCCTGTGCAGATTATCAGGTGCGCAATAACCATGCGCAATACACCATGAAAAATGTATTAGCCTGGATGATCAAAGCTCACGAAATTCAAGGCGTGTTAGCCCTGAATAACAGCTTTAACCGTGTGGGTTTAGATCATGTGATTTTAGTGCGTATCGCGTCTACTGCCGTGGCGTCACAGATTTTAGGCTTGACTAAAGCGCAAGCGCTGAATGCGGTGTCGAACGCTTGGGTGGATAACGGCGTATTGCGCACTTACCGTCATGCGCCCAACACCGGCTCGCGTAAATCCTGGGCGGCGGGTGATGCCTGCGCGCGCGCAGTACGTTTAGCATTAATCGCTAAAACCGATGAAATGGGTTATCCCTCTGCGCTTACGGCTAAAACCTGGGGGTTTAATGATGTGATGATGAAAGATAAGCCGGTGACCTTGGCGCAGCCATTAGGTACCTATGTGATGGAAAACATTTTGCTTAAAATTTCTTTCCCAGCCGAGTTTCATGCGCAAACCGCGGTTGAGGCCGGTTGTCAGTTGCATAGTGAAATCACAAACCGTTTAGATGCGATTGAGAAAATTGTGATTCAAACACAAGAGTCAGCGGTACGCATTATCGATAAAACGGGGCCTTTGGATAATCCGGCTGATCGCGATCATTGCTTGCAATACATGACAGCGATTGCTTTGTTAAAGGGTGATTTGGTTGCTGAAGATTATGAAGACGATGTGGCGTCTGACCCGTGTGTGGATGCTTTGCGCGATAAAATGATCGTTGAAGAAAACCCGCGTTTCACACGTGAATATTTGGAGGCGGATAAGCGCTCGATTGGTAATGCGGTACAAGTCTTTTTTAATGACGGTACGCAGACTGAGAATATCTCCATCGACTATCCTATTGGGCATCGTTGCCGACGCGAGGAGGGCATCCCTGTCCTCGTTGAAAAAGCGAAGCGCAATATTGCAACGCAATTAAGTGCTGAAAAAACGGTAAACTTGATGCAAGTGTTGAGTGATCAAAAAACACTTGAGGCGATGAGCGTCTTGGCGTTTATGGCTTGTGTGTAG
- a CDS encoding 2-methylcitrate synthase, with the protein MTKTTEGLRGQVAGQTAIATVGKEGHGLTYRGYSIEDLAEHAQFEEVAYCLLHGELPDAKALSEFKLHLKQARVLPAELKVLLEMIPKDSHPMDVLRTAASFLGNIEPEGDFTHQFTVATRVLGMMPAILCYWYRFITYGEKIETTIDSHSLAEYFLELLHQATPSEEHIACMNASLILYAEHEFNASTFAARVCTATLSDYYSAITAAIGTLRGPLHGGANEAAMALIERFKTTEEATAALHEMLARKEKIMGFGHAVYRESDPRNAIIKAWAQRLSKDASDGYLYDVSCAIEKVLWNEKHLFPNLDFFSASAYHFMGIPTALFTPIFVLSRLSGWSAHIIEQRANNRLIRPNADYIGPAERVFTPLEKR; encoded by the coding sequence ATGACTAAAACAACAGAAGGCTTGCGAGGCCAAGTCGCGGGTCAAACGGCGATTGCCACTGTCGGTAAAGAAGGGCATGGTTTAACTTACCGTGGTTACTCCATTGAGGATTTAGCCGAGCACGCGCAATTTGAAGAAGTGGCGTATTGTTTATTGCACGGCGAGTTGCCTGATGCCAAAGCCTTGAGTGAGTTTAAGCTACATTTGAAGCAAGCCCGTGTCTTGCCAGCCGAATTAAAAGTCCTTTTGGAAATGATACCTAAAGATTCACACCCGATGGATGTGCTGCGAACTGCGGCCTCTTTTCTAGGTAATATTGAGCCTGAGGGTGATTTTACACATCAATTCACCGTGGCGACACGTGTGCTGGGTATGATGCCGGCGATATTGTGCTATTGGTATCGCTTTATCACGTACGGCGAAAAAATTGAAACGACTATCGATAGCCATAGTTTGGCGGAGTATTTTTTAGAACTTCTGCATCAAGCCACACCGTCTGAAGAACACATTGCCTGCATGAATGCTTCCTTGATTTTGTATGCTGAGCATGAGTTTAATGCGTCAACCTTTGCAGCACGTGTTTGTACGGCTACCTTGTCAGATTATTATTCGGCCATTACCGCAGCGATCGGCACTTTGCGTGGTCCTTTACATGGTGGTGCGAATGAGGCGGCGATGGCATTGATCGAGCGATTTAAAACCACTGAGGAAGCGACGGCAGCCTTGCATGAGATGCTCGCGCGAAAAGAAAAAATCATGGGTTTTGGGCATGCAGTGTATCGTGAATCTGACCCGCGTAATGCGATTATTAAAGCTTGGGCGCAGCGTTTATCGAAAGACGCCAGTGATGGGTATTTGTACGATGTGTCCTGCGCAATTGAAAAAGTGTTGTGGAATGAGAAACACTTGTTTCCAAATTTAGATTTCTTTAGCGCGAGCGCTTATCATTTTATGGGGATTCCCACAGCGCTCTTTACACCGATTTTTGTCCTGTCGCGTTTAAGCGGCTGGTCGGCACACATCATTGAACAGCGTGCGAATAATCGCTTAATTCGCCCGAACGCTGATTACATAGGCCCGGCTGAGCGGGTTTTCACACCCTTGGAGAAACGATAA